In Streptomyces venezuelae, the sequence AGGTCCTCGTTCAGCTCGGCCTTGGTGAAGCGGGCGGCGAGCCAGGTGCCGCCGAAGATGCCCACCGACTTGCCGATGACGAGGCCGAGCACCACGCCGAGGGTCTCGGGCCGGGTGAAGACCTGGGCGATGGCCTTGTCGGAGAGGGAGACGCCGGCGGAGAAGAGGGCGAAGAGGGGCACGGCGAGACCGGCCGAGATCGGCCGGACCAGGTGCTCGATGTGCTCGCCGGGGGAGTGCTGTTCGCCGTCCTGGCGGGTGCAGCGGAGCATCAGGCCCATGGCGACGCCGGCGATGGTGGCGTGGACACCGCTGTTGTACATCAGGCCCCAGACGACCAGGGCGAGCGGCACGTAGACGTACCAGCCGTGGACGCCCCGGCGGAGCAGGAACCAGAAGAGGGCGAGGCCCGCGAGCGCGCCGCCGAGCGCCAGGAAGTCGATCTCACTGGTGAAGAACACCGCGATGATCAGGATGGCGAAGAGGTCGTCGACGACCGCGAGGGTCAGCAGGAAGGCGCGCAGGGCCGACGGCAGCGAGGTGCCGATGACGGCGAGGACGGCGAGCGCGAAGGCGATGTCGGTGGCGGTCGGGACCGCCCAGCCGTCCGTGGAGCCGTTGCCCAGGATGTTGACGAGTACGTAGACCACCGCGGGTACGGCCATGCCGCACAGGGCGGCGATCACCGGGAGCGCGGCCGCTCTGGGGTCGCGCAGATCGCCCGCGACGAGCTCGCGCTTGAGCTCGATGCCGGCGACGAAGAAGAAGATGGCGAGAAGTCCGTCGGCCGCCCAGTGCTGGAGCGAGAGGTCCAGTCCGAGGGAGGCGGGGCCGATGTGGAAGGACCTGACCTCGGCGTAGCTCTCCGACAGCGCGGGGATGTTCGCCCACAGGAGGGCGGTGACCGCGGCCACGAGCAGCAGTACGCCGCCGACGGTCTCGGCGCGCAGGGCGTTGCCGACGAAGCGGAGCTCGGGCAGCGAGAGGCGGCCGAGCAGCTTGGGGCTCTTGTGGTCGGTGGGGCTGGGCGCGGCCACGAGGGGACACCTCCGGGGGCGGTTGGACGGCATGGCGAAGCTCATTGCCGACCAGACTTCCCGGCGCACCCCGTGATCTTTTTACGCTTTCAATATTTTACAGGGCACGCGCGAGGACCTATCCGGTGATCATCACTTTAAGTGCGAAAGGGGCACCCGGCGCGGCGCGCCGGGTGCCCCTTTCCGGTGTGTCTCGGGCGTTTCGGGCGTCTCGTGCGGCCCGGGTGGTGTGCCTCGGCCCGGTCCTCAGTCCTCGCTGCCGGCAGCCGGGAGCTTGCTCTGGATCAGGTCCATGACCGAGGAGTCGGCGAGGGTGGTGACGTCACCGACCGCGCGGTTCTCCGCCACGTCGCGCAGCAGACGGCGCATGATCTTGCCCGAGCGGGTCTTCGGCAGCTCCTGGACCGGCAGGATCCGCTTCGGCTTGGCGATCGGGCCGAGCGTGCTGCCCACGTGGTTGCGCAGGTCCGCGACCAGGTTCTCGGTCTCGGAGGCGCTGCCGCGCAGGATGACGAAGGCGACGATCGCCTGACCGGTGGTCTCGTCGTTCGCGCCGACCACGGCGGCCTCGGCGACCGAGGGGTGCGAGACGAGGGCCGACTCGACCTCGGTGGTCGAGATGTTGTGGCCGGACACCAGCATCACGTCGTCCACGCGGCCGAGCAGCCAGATGTCGCCGTCGTCGTCCTTCTTGGCGCCGTCGCCCGCGAAGTACTTGCCCTCGAAGCGCGACCAGTAGGTGTCGATGAACCGCTGGTCGTCGCCCCAGATGGTGCGCAGCATCGACGGCCACGGCTCGGTGAGGACCAGGTAGCCGCCTCCGCCGTTCGGGACCTCGTGGGCCTCGTCGTCCACGACGGTGGCGGAGATTCCGGGCAGGGCGCGCTGTGCGGAGCCCGGCTTGGTGTCGGTGACGCCCGGCAGCGGGGAGATCATCATCGCGCCGGTCTCGGTCTGCCACCAGGTGTCCACGATCGGGCAGCGGTCGCCGCCGATGTGCTTGCGGTACCAGATCCAGGCTTCGGGGTTGATCGGCTCGCCGACCGAGCCCAGGACGCGCAGGCTCGACAGGTCGAACTTCGCGGGGATGTCGTCGCCCCACTTCATGAACGTACGGATGGCCGTGGGCGCCGTGTACAGGATGGTGACCCCGTACTTCTGGACGACCTCCCAGAACCGGCCCTGGTGCGGGGTGTCGGGGGTGCCCTCGTACATCACCTGGGTGGCGCCGTTCGCGAGCGGCCCGTAGACGATGTAGGAGTGCCCGGTCACCCAGCCGATGTCGGCGGTGCACCAGTAGACGTCGGTCTCCGGCTTCAGGTCGAACACCGCGTGGTGGGTGTACGAGGCCTGCGTGAGGTAGCCGCCGGAGGTGTGCAGGATGCCCTTGGGCTTACCCGTGGTCCCCGAGGTGTAGAGGATGAAGAGCGGGTGCTCGGCGTCGAAGGGCTGCGGGGTGTGCTCGGCGGACTGCCGGCCGACCGCCTCGTGCCACCAGACGTCGCGGCCCTCGGTGAAGGCGGTGTCCTGGCCGGTGCGGCGTACGACGAGCACGTGCTCGACCTGCGGACACTTGGCGACGGCCTCGTCGATGGCGGGCTTCAGGGCGCTGGGCTTGCCGCGGCGGTAGCCGCCGTCGGCGGTGATGACCAGCTTCGCGTCGGCGTCCTGGATGCGGGAGGCGACGGCGTCGGCGGAGAAACCGCCGAAGACCACGGAGTGCGCGGCGCCGACGCGGGCGCACGCGAGCATCGCGACGACCGCCTCGGGGATCATCGGCAGGTAGACGGCGACCCGGTCGCCGGCCTCGACGCCCAGCTCGGTCAGGGCGTTGGCGGCCTTGGAGACCTCGTCCTTGAGCTCGGCGTAGGTGATCGACCGGCTGTCGCCGGGCTCGCCCTCGAAGTGGATCGCGACGCGGTCGCCGTTGCCGGCCTCGACGTGGCGGTCCACGCAGTTGTACGCGACGTTGAGCTTGCCGTCCGCGAACCACTTCGCGAAGGGTGGGTTCGTCCAGTCGAGCGTCTCCGTCGGCTCGGTGGCCCAGGTCAGCCGCCGGGCCTGCTCGGCCCAGAAGCCCAGCCGGTCCGCGTCGGCCTGTGTGTACGCAGCCTCGGTCACGTTGGCGGCGGCGGCCAGATCGGCGGGCGGTGCGAACCGCCGCTCCTCCTTGAGCAGATTGGCCAGGCTCTCATTGCTCACGACATCTCCCTTTCCCAGGGTGTCCGTTGTGTCCCCGGGCATAGCTCATCAGTCAGCGGCCCAGGTGACAAGGGGTAGCCGAGAATTGGTTTAGACCTATATCACGATCCGGCCCGCGCGAGAACGGAGTGCGAACGGCCCCTCCCCGCTGCAGGGGCGGGGAGGGGCCAAACGATTGCACGAATACGGGAGGGTATCGGTTCAGGCGTGCTGGCCGACGCTGTCGAAGACCCTGCAGTCGAAGAAGTCCTCACCCTCGGACAGGAGATACGCCTGCGCCTCACCCACGTGGAAGTACATCCCGTGCAGCTCCAGGGTGCCCTCGGCGAGCCGCCTGGCCACCGATTCATGGGCCCGCAGGTGCTCCAGCTGCTGGACCACATTGGTCAGGCACAGCTGCTCCACCGCGTCCGCCGGGAGCCTGCCCGAGATCCGGGCCCAGGCGTGGTGGCGGCTGGCCATCCGGTCCAGGCTGGGCAGTCCGTGTTTCAGCCAGCGGCGCAGCGGGGTCATCGGGGCGCCGGGCGTGGAGGAGAGCAGGGCCTGCATGGCACCGCAGCCCGAGTGCCCGCACACCGTGATGCTGTCCACCTGCAGCACGTCCACGGCGTACTCGATGGCCGCGGCGACGGAGTCGTCGGTGGACTCCGCGCCGGGCAGCGGGACCAGATTGCCGACATTGCGGACCGTGAACAGGTCGCCCGGCCCGCTGGCCGTGATCATGCTGGTCACCAGGCGGGAGTCCGCGCAGGTGAGGAAGAGCTGGGAGGGCCGCTGCCCCTCGCGGGCCAGCCGGGCCAGCTCGTCCCGCACGTGGGGCGCGGTGTCGCGCTGGAAGGCGCCGATCCCGCTGGCCAGTTGGCCCGCGCCGCGCCGCCGGGGCGCGGCCGAGCCGTTCTGCCCGGCGGCCTCCGCCTTCGCCTCGGTGGCCGCCGCGGCTGCCTCGGCCGCGTCCGCGGCCGTGGTCGTACGGGTTCCGGTCGGGCGGTGGTCGCAGTGGTTCTGCCAGGGCGTCCAGGGGCGGCAGCACTGGTGCGCGCCGCGATGCGGCGCGCGGCGGGACCGGTCGGCGCGGTGGCTTCCGCCGTGGGGTCCGCCGTCGGACCCGTCGTCGCGCGCGGCTCCGGGCGCGGCTCCGGGCACGGTTCCGGCCACGGCTTCGGGCAGCCGCGCCGACGATCCGGCGCGGCCGGTGACCTCCAGCGAGCCCCCGTGCGCCAGGTGGGAATCCTGCCAGTCGTGCAGCGTTTCGTAGGCCGCGTGGTCCATGAACGAGCCGTCCAGCTCGACCACCGCGTGCCCGTGGTGCGGAATCTGGTTCAGCACCCGGCTCAGCCGGGGCACCGCGAGGAAGGTCAACTGCCCTCGTGCCCTGACCCGGTGGGCGCCTCCCTCCAGCTGTTCCACGGTGATGCGGGTACGGGCCAGCCGGTGCAGGGCCAGCGCGACGGCCACCGCGATACCGATGGCCACGCCCTCCAGGACCCCGCCGAGCACCACGGCGACGATGGTCGTTCCGTAGACCAGGACCTCGCGGTGCCGGGTGACGCTGCGCAGGTGCGTGATGCTGACCATCTGGATGCCGACCGCCATGACGAGGGCGGCCAGCGCGGCGAGCGGGATCAGGTCGAGGACCGGGACGAGCAGGCCGGCCGCCAGCACCACCCAGAGGCCGTGCAGCATGGTCGATCTCCGGCTGACCGCACCGGACTTGACGTTGGCCACGCTCCGGACGGCCACACCCGAGACGGGCAGTCCGCCGAGCGCCCCGGAGACGATGTTCGCCGCACCCTGCCCCCAGAGCTCACGGTTGAGGTCGGTACGCGGGGGGCGGTTGTCCGTACGCCGCTCGGAGGCGATCAGCTTGTCGGTCGCGACCGCGGAGAGCAGGGACTGCACACTGCCGACGAGGGCGATGGTCAGGACGGCGGCGAGGATGCCGAGGACCGGGCCGTCGGGCAGCTCGGGAAGGGCGTGGCTGCGCCAGGAGGGCAGGTCCACCCGGGGCAGGGCGAGCCCGGCCAGCGCGGCGGCAGCGGTGGCCACGGCCACGGCGGCCAGCGCGGCGGGGGCCTTGCGCAGGACCCGGCCGGCCCGTCCGGGCAGCCACGGCCAGGCGAGCAGGACGGCCAGGGTCAGGGCGCTGACTCCGAGTGCCGCGGGATGCAGGTCGGCCAATTGGGCTGGCAGCCCCCGGACGTTGGCCACGGCGGAGCTCTGGGGATTGCCGCCGAGCACGATGTGCAGCTGGGCGAGGGCGATCGTCACGCCGATTCCGGCGAGCAGGCCGTGCACGATGGCCGGGCTCACCATGAGGGCCGACCGCGCCGTGCGCAGGGCGGCGAGACACAGCTGGCAGAGACCGGCGAGCACGGTGATCGCGCAGGTGGTGCGCCATCCGTAACGCTGGATCAACTCGGCCGTGACCACGGTGAGTCCGGCCGCGGGCCCGCTCACCTGGAGCGGGGCACCCCCGAGCCACCCCGCGACGATCCCGCCGACCGCCGCGGCGACCAGCCCCGCCTGGAGCGGTGCGCCGGTGGCCAGGGCGATGCCGAGCGAGAGGGGCAGGGCGATCAGGAAGACGGCGATGGAGGCGGAGAGATCTGCGGGAAAGTCCTTGCGGATCTGTGGGGTGGTGCGTGAGGGGGAGGTGGCTGTCATGGGGTCCCGTCTCCTCTGGGGAGGGATGAAGCGGCGGGAGTCTCAACACTCAGTAATGGAATGGTAATGGAGAGTAAAGGTGAGCGGTGAATAATACGGGCAAATGGCCTATGAATTAGCGCTCAGGGGTGATTAAGCATTTTGTCCGGCTTGTCATACCTTCTTCGAAGTCGACCCCGTGGGACGTTGCGGCGCGGAAGTCCTGCGATGGAACTGCGAGGGAGAGGTGGGGCGGATGATCGCCGCCACGAAGAAGATCGCCGGCGGCCTGGTCGCCACGGCGCTGGTCCTGGGAGCCGCCGGGTGCAGCACCTCGGAGCCCGCCAAGTCCCCGGCTCCCGGGGCGCCGAACGCGCTGAAGGGCGCCGCCGCCCCGGAGGCTCCGGGAAGCGTCAACCGCCCCATCGGTGACGGTTCGACCGCGTACACCGGCACCCAGCCGAACGTGCAGAAGCCGCAGAAGCTCAAGCCGGGCGAAAAGCCGCCGCAGTTCGTGGTGTTCTCGTGGGACGGGGCCGGCGAGGACAGCCAGAAGCTCTTCTCGCACTTCCGCGAGGTCGGCAAGAAGTACAACGCCCGCATGACGTACTTCCTCAGCGGCGTCTACATGCTCCCGGAGGAGAAACGTTCCCTCTATACGGCGCCCCAGCACGAGCCCGGCCGTTCCGACATCGGCTTCGGCGACCTCCAGGGCATCAAGGACACCGCCACCCAGGTCCGCTCGGCCTGGCTGGAGGGCAACGAGATCGGCACGCACTTCAACGGGCACTTCTGCGGCCCCGACGGCGGCGTCGGCACCTGGTCCGTGGAGGAGTGGAAGAGCGAGATCAACCAGGCCAAGTCCTTCGTCAAGAACTGGAAGACCAACTCCGGCCTGAAGGACCAGGCGGCGCTCCCGTTCAACTACGACAAGGAACTCATCGGCGCCCGCACGCCCTGCCTCGAAGGTCAGAAGAACTTCATGCTGGCGGCGAAGGACATGGGCTTCCGCTACGACTCCAGCGGCATCAGCAAGCAGATCTGGCCCAAGAAGACGGACGGGCTCTGGGACATCCCGCTCCAGCTGGTACCCATGCCGGGGCGTGCCTTCGACACCCTGAGCATGGACTACAACTACATGGTCAACCAGTCCGGGACGACCTCGCAGGGCGACCCCTCCCAGCACGCGTACTGGGGTGACCAGATGCGCGACGGCCTGCGGGAGGCCTTCGACCGCGTCTACCAGGGCAACCGTGCGCCGCTGATCATCGGCAACCACTTCGAGTCCTGGAACGGCGGCACCTACATGCGTGCCGTCGAGGAGTCCATCAAGACCATGTGCACGCAGAAGGAGGTCCGCTGCGTCCCGTTCCGGGAGCTGGCGGACTGGCTCGACGCACAGGACCCCAAGGCCCTGGAGTGGATGCGCACCCTCGACGTCGGCGAGGCGCCGAAGGAGGGCTGGGCGAAGTTCCTGACCGCGGGGCCGCCGGCGGCGCCGGCCGCCCCCGCAGGCGTCAAGCCGGCTGCGGAGCCGGCCGGGGGGAGTGCGGACGAGGGCTGACGAGCGCCTCGGCCCCTTCGCGC encodes:
- the nhaA gene encoding Na+/H+ antiporter NhaA translates to MAAPSPTDHKSPKLLGRLSLPELRFVGNALRAETVGGVLLLVAAVTALLWANIPALSESYAEVRSFHIGPASLGLDLSLQHWAADGLLAIFFFVAGIELKRELVAGDLRDPRAAALPVIAALCGMAVPAVVYVLVNILGNGSTDGWAVPTATDIAFALAVLAVIGTSLPSALRAFLLTLAVVDDLFAILIIAVFFTSEIDFLALGGALAGLALFWFLLRRGVHGWYVYVPLALVVWGLMYNSGVHATIAGVAMGLMLRCTRQDGEQHSPGEHIEHLVRPISAGLAVPLFALFSAGVSLSDKAIAQVFTRPETLGVVLGLVIGKSVGIFGGTWLAARFTKAELNEDLAWPDVLAVASLAGIGFTVSLLIGELAFTDDPVLTDEVKAAVLIGSLIAALIASVMLKLRDRKYRSLTEAEERDEDHDGIPDIYEEHNPEYHLRMARIYEDRAAEHRRRAENESATAPQTAAGSTTEADRPA
- the acs gene encoding acetate--CoA ligase, which gives rise to MPGDTTDTLGKGDVVSNESLANLLKEERRFAPPADLAAAANVTEAAYTQADADRLGFWAEQARRLTWATEPTETLDWTNPPFAKWFADGKLNVAYNCVDRHVEAGNGDRVAIHFEGEPGDSRSITYAELKDEVSKAANALTELGVEAGDRVAVYLPMIPEAVVAMLACARVGAAHSVVFGGFSADAVASRIQDADAKLVITADGGYRRGKPSALKPAIDEAVAKCPQVEHVLVVRRTGQDTAFTEGRDVWWHEAVGRQSAEHTPQPFDAEHPLFILYTSGTTGKPKGILHTSGGYLTQASYTHHAVFDLKPETDVYWCTADIGWVTGHSYIVYGPLANGATQVMYEGTPDTPHQGRFWEVVQKYGVTILYTAPTAIRTFMKWGDDIPAKFDLSSLRVLGSVGEPINPEAWIWYRKHIGGDRCPIVDTWWQTETGAMMISPLPGVTDTKPGSAQRALPGISATVVDDEAHEVPNGGGGYLVLTEPWPSMLRTIWGDDQRFIDTYWSRFEGKYFAGDGAKKDDDGDIWLLGRVDDVMLVSGHNISTTEVESALVSHPSVAEAAVVGANDETTGQAIVAFVILRGSASETENLVADLRNHVGSTLGPIAKPKRILPVQELPKTRSGKIMRRLLRDVAENRAVGDVTTLADSSVMDLIQSKLPAAGSED
- a CDS encoding SulP family inorganic anion transporter, with the protein product MTATSPSRTTPQIRKDFPADLSASIAVFLIALPLSLGIALATGAPLQAGLVAAAVGGIVAGWLGGAPLQVSGPAAGLTVVTAELIQRYGWRTTCAITVLAGLCQLCLAALRTARSALMVSPAIVHGLLAGIGVTIALAQLHIVLGGNPQSSAVANVRGLPAQLADLHPAALGVSALTLAVLLAWPWLPGRAGRVLRKAPAALAAVAVATAAAALAGLALPRVDLPSWRSHALPELPDGPVLGILAAVLTIALVGSVQSLLSAVATDKLIASERRTDNRPPRTDLNRELWGQGAANIVSGALGGLPVSGVAVRSVANVKSGAVSRRSTMLHGLWVVLAAGLLVPVLDLIPLAALAALVMAVGIQMVSITHLRSVTRHREVLVYGTTIVAVVLGGVLEGVAIGIAVAVALALHRLARTRITVEQLEGGAHRVRARGQLTFLAVPRLSRVLNQIPHHGHAVVELDGSFMDHAAYETLHDWQDSHLAHGGSLEVTGRAGSSARLPEAVAGTVPGAAPGAARDDGSDGGPHGGSHRADRSRRAPHRGAHQCCRPWTPWQNHCDHRPTGTRTTTAADAAEAAAAATEAKAEAAGQNGSAAPRRRGAGQLASGIGAFQRDTAPHVRDELARLAREGQRPSQLFLTCADSRLVTSMITASGPGDLFTVRNVGNLVPLPGAESTDDSVAAAIEYAVDVLQVDSITVCGHSGCGAMQALLSSTPGAPMTPLRRWLKHGLPSLDRMASRHHAWARISGRLPADAVEQLCLTNVVQQLEHLRAHESVARRLAEGTLELHGMYFHVGEAQAYLLSEGEDFFDCRVFDSVGQHA